The nucleotide sequence gagctaagctgacgccatggcactctaacccaggcaaccgaaatgagactctgcctcaaaaaaaaaaaaaaaaaaaaaaaaaccagaggaGCAAAGCTTAGCCCGAAGACTTAAGGAGGGGGTGTGTGAAAGTGAGAAAGACCGAGGTCTGCCTCGTGGAAGCAGGATTGCATGACCAGTGTTAGCTCTGTCCACCGCACTGCAGGAGCACCCACATGCAGACGTTAAAAGGAAGATTTCAACCAAGTAAGAATGTGCTCACAGTGAGAGCCGCTTAAAAGGCAATGTGCCAAATGGCCTTTATTAGGGTATTGGTTAGCTAAAGTATGCCGTATGAATACCAGCTGCTAAAAGTTATATTCAAGAATGTAAGTAGACGGAGAAATGTTCagtataaaaagtgaaaaagagagggtaaaaaattatgaatacattatttcacttatatatataggcatatccatggagacagaaaataaagtagTAGTTGCCAGGGGATTAGGTGCGTGGAAGGCAGGGGGTTGGAGGGTGCatagtgactgctaatgggtagagggtttctttctggggtgataaaaaatgtcttaaaattagatattggtgatggttgtacaaccttgtgaatattctaaaacccactgaattgtatactttaaaaatgttaattttatgatacataaattatatcttaagaaaaaggtataaacagtaaaaagattgtaatatatatgtaatataatatataattgtatgtaCTAAACAGTTTtaagcttaattttaaaaaaacccatcCCTATACATATAGTAAAGACTCCAACATTGTAaactgtctctctgcatccatacggTAAAAATAATTCTGGAAGGAAACACAAAGTCTTAACTATAGCATATAGGGTAGTGGGTCATTTGATATCACAAATTTGATATAGTGAACTGCATTTCTTTTAAGATCAGAAAAATGCTTTCACAAAAATAGGAATGCTTTCATAAAAACTGTTCATGAATTTCTTGtcagtaacttaaaaaaaaatcacaacttgaAGAGTAGAAGACtactcaaaaagagaaagaaaattagtttaaGAGCAAATTGTATTATACAGGCTTATATGTCGCCAATATCAAAAGATTATGTTGTAATGAAATGTTCAAAAAATTACTTTTCCCATTTCTCCTTGTAGACTGTgaaaatcaaactttaaaatgtgACATTTGAAAGACTTTCTGAATGTGTCAATTCATACTCATTCCAAAGGTTGCTGACACACAGACAGAACATAAATCATTCTTATAAGGAAAACTGCAGCTTTTTTTAACCCAAGTTCAGGGGTTTGACGGGGAGTTCTCGAGCATGAGCTAACTCCTCCCACTCCCTGGCAGAGGGTTGAGGGCAGTGGGAGAGAAACACCAAGCTATAAAaagctttatgttttatttccttctaaggCATCCTGAGTCACTGGGTGCTCCAGCCCCCAAGTGCCCAGCAAAGTTCAGCTCAAATCGGAAATGTGTGTTTTCCTAAACCAGCACTGCTGAAAAACCAGATGACGTTGTCCCTTGGACTGAATCTCTCACAGGCCCAGTGGTAGCTTCCTATTTCCATCCTGGGAGGAGAATGCAAGTCGCTTAATTATCAGTTTCTCTGACCCAGGTTCCAATATTACATCAGAGTCTTAATAGCAAGCTTAACCTCCGCTCCACCCCCGACATGAAGCTGCTGAGAATTTAAAAATCCCATTCGTCATCTTAAAAGACACAGCACTCCTACGCAATTTTGCTTCCCACCCTTTAGGCTGCAATTTCAATCAATTCAAACACCAAGTGATACCAAATCAGGTTGGTCAGAATCCTAGAAAGCCACAGGCGAAGGTACCTAACCCAATAATCTTATTTTACcaaggaggaaaatgaggccccGAGAAGGCAAGGAACCTGCCCAAGGCTGCAGAAGGACAGAACCCAAACTAGCAGCCAGGCCAAAAGCCTCAGAGCAGAGGGCTCCGCATGGTGATGTTCTCGTCCTTGTAGCTCCAGTACCTATATGCAGGAGGGGGTGTTTAAATGCTCCTGAGAGATGCCTCCAGCCTCCTGGCCGAGCCAGGGGCCCCGATATTGTTCCTTCTTTTCAGTCCTCCTATCGCTTCTGTgcagagcaggaaagaaaacaGGGAAGGCAACCTGGAAAAGATGCTTCCGGAAGCACGGCAGTGGAAGATCTTTCCTGCTAGAGAACCTAAGAACTAGGGGTCGGGGCCAGCGCTGATTAAGGGGAAGGTTTTAACGCCAAGTTCTGAAATGAAAGTGAATCCCACCCCCTCTCCTCAGATTTCCTGCTCTGGACACGGGCCAACGTCTGTGCTTGTCATCTAAAATTCCCCGTcttggccgggtacagtggctcacacccgtaatcctagcactctgggaggctgaggtgggagagttgcttgagctcaggagttcgagaccaggctgagcaacagtgagacctccgtctctactaaaaatagaaaaatttgccaggtgtAGTGGTGGCATCATGGCccacaccagtagtcccagctgcatgggaggctgaggcaggaggatcacctgagcccaggagtttgaagctgcagtgagctacgatgacagcactgcactctacccaggtagACAGAGTGAAAcagtctaaaaaaataaaataaaaataaaattcccatcttattttttaaattatttctttatagaaTCCCTAGAGACTTGAATTGAGgttaaaaggaaattaatctaTGGTGTAAATTTCCTGCATAAAGCAAGCATGGGTACATTAATAGGCTAAGAGAATGGGTTCAAATGTCAGCTATTAACACCCAAACTACTTAAAAACTAGTGTAAGGCTGTCATGGGATGTGTCTATGGTATTTCGGGCCCCTCATTCTCACTGTACTAGAGCCTGGGTAGGATTACAACTGAGGGCAGATAGATCTTGTTCAGAGAGCAAAAGGGATTGAAAGCTACGCAAGCTAAAAACCTACACAGTTCGCAGTTAGAGATGAAAGGCTgcagaaatgtttattgaatacagTGCCaggtttataaataaaacttatttacaATTTCCATAGAGTTGGTCCCCCATCAGAGAGGTGGTTAAATCTCCAAACAGTTCATCCCAAAATTTACAGAAACGTTCAAAtacatttccttttcaaatagCCATGGTGAAGGGCAACTTCAGTAACAAAAGAACTACCACCCATCTTTGCTACAGAAGTGTTTAATGAACATTGTAATAGATTTGGAGAAAGAACACACACTCCACCCATGCCACTACCTTCTTATTCCAAGGGATACAGACAGCAAAGTATTTCTGTCTCCTACAGGACAACTtcaagggattaaaaaaaaaaacagtaactgCCAGCTGGAGGGCTAGATTAAGACACATTAGTGGAAATCTAGTAACTGCCAAAGGATAAATATATTTAGGatatacaataaataattcaaacgtttaaaataattgaatgaagAGTAGACTTGACCAAATTTACATTCTTTGTTCAGGAAGAAGTTCCCAGTGTGCTGAGGGCTAATGGTAAGCTATTCCTCCAACGTGACGCAGCAGTGCTAGGCCTACTGGACAGCCATTCATTACAATATTGTTACACATACAATCAGACATGCATttataaagagaatataaaaatatgtacaatagCTCATTTTCAATGTGTGTTAAGTTGCCGAAAGACACCAATGAAAGTGTGCAAAAACTCGTTTgtcaaaaaaatcagaaaaagccTTCCTTGGCAACAGTGCGTCAAAAGCCCATCGGAAATATCAAGATCCGTTTGCCTTGCTCAACACCTACCCCAGACAGATGGAGAACAAAACTAGGAAAGGGTTTGCCAAGTACTCAGCAGTTTCTTATGGCAAGTCTCAGGCTAAAGCGGGTTGCCAGTTAAACTAatcactttatatataaatatatgtatatatttatagagtagtTAGAAGTAGGGGCAAGAGTTTACAGGAAGGTGCTAACCAACTTTCAAGAGTACTGCCGCAACACCCAGCTATTTGCTCTCACAATCTCAGGCAGACTGCTAACACTCAACCCTGGGGTTGGTCATCCCCCCAAacgctgggggttggggaggaaggCTACTGTGGGCTCTGCCTCATCTCTGCTCCAAACTGGAACTCAGCATTCCCCGGGGGGGTGGGGCTTCTGGTTTCCCATACAGGATCCTGGCCATACAAGAATCCTGTTTCAAAGGTAGTCTTTTAGGATAAGCTGTGGGACCGCTAAAATGGAGTCCACCCAGCTTCTAGAGACTTATGAAATGGCTAACACAGAACgctgttttaaaaacaagtcAGATCACCTCACCCTAACCTCCTTTTGAAACTACCAGGAGGTCGTCGACCACAGGCCTGAGAATGGGTCAAAAATCACGTTATTTGACCCCCTTATAAGAAACATCCAGAGCATAAACTTACTCAAAGCAAGAGCCTTCAGTATTCCCTCTCTCGCTAGAAGAGAAATCCCAACGTATCTTTAGGTGTTCCTTTCGGATTCAGGGAATTACGAGAGCCAGCCCCGAGTTCACGGTGTCAACGTCTCTTCTACCAACCACCCAGACCAAGGACCAGTAGCAGAAGCACATGGACGGTGTCTCCTCTCCACTGCTCTGACCCATCCCACTGGCAGAAAATCTAATAAGCTACAAAATGCCAGAAAGACAGGGAGTAGGAGAGGGAGAAGCCAAGGGTCTCTATAAATCAGCCCTGAATGCACCCATTTGGCTGCCAAGCGCTTCTCACTGCTTTGCTAGCAGCCTGCCACCGTTCCctggcaaattaaaaccacccaCACAAACACTAAAAACCCAAATCTCCTTGCTAATAAGATACAACCAGTTAACACCCTGAAAAATGTACATCCAGCCTTCATTTCAAAGAGTTCTGCACTAAATGCAATATGCTTTTAAGAGGGCTTTTTAAACAGACCAATCCCAATGTAAAGACCAGTACCAGCATGACTGAGTTTCAGTTACAGTTTATAATTTGACACAAAATTCGCTCTGGGCTGGAATTTTACTTTCAAGCCGGAGGCTAGCATTAGTTCTACTTGGGGGAGAAAACCAAAGTCAagtcaatttgaaaaaaaaaaaagaggaagctaAAGTTAAATATAATTGTAAATTAAGTCGTGAATCAAAGGTGACTGGTAGTGTCCTTTAGGCATGAAAAGACTGGCTTAGAAAAGTGACTACTGCTTCTACCGCACACAGCAAGGAGTGAATTACAGATACACTAAATCATGTCTCTTGCACAGATGGTCTCAAGTAGTTACATAAAACAGGTTATCAGCAGCACAATTGAGAAGAACCTCTAAATACATGCTTGAGAGAAAGtgggttttttccttcattaagAGCTCTACTGCCTGAATAGATCATTAAAAGTTACCATGAttcactcccccctcccccctatgAAAAATGCAACTAGACCTAATGTCCATAAACAGGATGAAGCAATCGGTATCTGCTTGTTTTTAGGCAAGGTCTTAGGCTCAGAGGTTGGTGCTGGGATcttgggagggagggaaaacCAATGCTGGGCCGAGAGTATTTAAATGTACACTGGCCTCCCCTCCAACTGCCTTGTCCCCGTTTAGATCTTAGCTTTACAAAGCATTTAACACCACTTTAAGATAATGGtctttattggaaaataaaataaaataaaactagcattTACAACTTGGAATGGACATAAATTGTAATTTCTTGAACAGCAATGTTGATGGTTGTGCTGAAGTCCACAGCCACAGCCTACTCTGCCGACTCCAAGTCATGGTTCAGAAGGTTTAAAAACAGAGAGTCCAAAGATGCTCCCTTGGTAAaggtttcttattaaaaatttgtgTGAACAGTGACAGCCTAACACCCATTGCACTCCAGTACCATGCAGACAACGCTAAACCAACATACTCAGGCATGCCACCAGGGTGTGTCACCATCACCACGGGTCGGAGCACACGGAAGTACAAGAGGACCATCCTACCAGTGGGGCTACGTCTCAACAGTTTATCCTTCACTCGTTTTTCTGCACATCATCCTGAGGTAAACCAATTTTAAATGTGTCTGTTTTCAGTAAACCAGCTAGGACAATTTATACTAAACAAATTGAACTAGAACCCATTTGAATaggttttgaatttgttttttcatttttcatttttaatacaaatgCCTGACTGTGCTCAATCGTCAAGCTGCATGCATGAAAAACTGGCCAGCCCAAACAGTGTATTAATCATTAGCAAATGGAACTTTAAGGAGTCCTTATCATTAAGGTAGTACAAGTATTTATATTGTAAAACTGATGTGTAGCTTGATCTTTAGGGGACAGGACCACCAACCAATACATgcagattttgtgtgtgtggacagaAGGTACTTTTGACATTCAGTTTTGCTATATagaaacagaatgaataaatgaacttttttctttttttgcaagaGGTAAGTAAAAGATTCAATTTGATTCTTCtagaggggggaaaaaggagTTGAAAGTAGGTCTTCATTTTGCAGTCATCATCTGTACGAATtctgaaaagacaaataatcatAACTTTTGGTTATCTTTAAAGATTTAATGAACACAACATCTCTACTgtgcataaaataaaaccaatgccTGTCTAGTGAAGCAATTAACTTGCTTACAGCTCCTAAAGGTAAGACTTTTTTAAGAACTAAGCTAAAGAAATTTAGTGTTTTACCTTCATAGTTGACTTGTCCGTCTCCATCAATATCTGCTTCTCTGATCATTTCATCTACTTCTTCATCTGTTAGTTTTTCTCCTAAGTTTGTCATGACGTGACGTAGTTCTGCTGCGCTGATGTAACCATTGCCGTCCTGTGAACATTCAGCAATTGTTAATGACAGCAGCTCCGTGTGGGCAAGGACACATCTCTGCCATATATGCCCTCTCAAGTTACTGCTAACTGCTCACATCAACAACTTGGATCTCTGGTTCCCACCTCTACTTACTAAATCATGCCATCAGCTGATGCAGAAAACATCAGGGATTTTCAAAAGCTAACAGAAATTCAAGTCACAATCAGGAAACGTGGTTCAAAATTCCTATTATGCTTACCCTTGCCTGATAAGGTTATTGTAACAATAAGTCAGGATATTTCAAAGTGAGATCAAAGGCTCAGGCAGTTAGGTTATGTATTATATCTATAACAGATTATTAGAGCTTTTTAGAAgtaacagcaaataaaaaaagcCATACTTAAGTACCATCTGCTATGAAGATGCAGGATTACCTTGTCAAAGACTCGGAACGCCTCACGGATTTCTTCTTCGCTATctgtatctttcatttttctagccATCATAGTCAAAAATTCTGGGAAGTCAATGGTGCCGTTACCtcaaattaaagaacaaaaaagctCACATAAAATAACCGATCTATTAATGCTGCTCTGTAGTAAGAATTTTAGAACCACTATAGAGAATGACAAGCACTTGCAAGGACAAAGTGGCAAACTATTTTATTAGGTTCGACAAATAGTTTGTGTAGGTCTAAAATGTTCGAATACTGCACAGAACAATTCGACGTGATTCAGACTAATGACCGGTGCGCAGGATAGCCTTCAGTAACAAGGGAAACTGCGCATCTGGGTTCACGACCACTGAAGGGACACAGAGAGCTGTTTGGTTTGGGAAAACGCAGCACCCAACACGCAGGCTGAATCTTTCCACCCCCAAAGGAAGAAAGTGCCCTCGACTGCCTTCCCCCTCCAGTTAGGGGGGTGACAAGGGTCTAACTCTGCCTTGGCTAGTGACATTGGTAACGTAAAGGTGGCCTAGAATTGGGCTGTAGGTTAAAAGTACAAGATGTTCTAGGGGAGAAAGATTATGAGAGGGGAGAAAACTGAATTTGTTATGCCATGGTCCATAAGGTCTTAACGTCTTCTTTAGGGACATTTCGTGGCCACATTATGACGGTAAGTCACCTAATCATTCCCCCCCCAACCCAGTatcattattttccattaaaagaaaCGCTCGGAAGCATTTTCACAGCTCAGACCATTAATATTTAGGAAACTGTGTCAGAAGAATTCATTCTATGGCCAGTATTCTAAAATCTCCTCTAAAACTAAGAGATAGATGAATATCCCCAAAGACAAGCCTCcagattaaaattagaaaaaacccCATAAGTTATTCATTTTCACTGGtacctttaaaacaaaataattcacagatcccctcaaatatttttttgcctCCAAAATTTTAAGGTGTTACTGATATTCATGctacacaaaataaattatttgaagtaACCTTTCTCACAACCATCCAGAAGATGTCTTTAGGCATCACCGTACTCAGTGCGAATTCAGGATTCTGTGGCCTGGCACAATTTCTCCCTGTTGTTCCTTACAGTCTAAGACCCTAATACACTTCTTTCATCCCCAAGCCCAATTTTCCAGGACTTATACAAAACAAGAAGGAGTCACCACATGTTCCCAGACAGCTGATCATCTTAGGAAACTAGAGAAAACCATAGACAACATTTTGTCCCAAAACAACATTAAGAGTGGAAATAATCTTTATCAGTAACTCTAATGGGCTGAAAGCTCTATGAGTTTAACCAAAAGTCCTGCCTCTAAGTGTCTAGGACCAGATAAGTGTAATTCCAACTATATCACCCTATGGTACCATATTTTTAAGACAGCTACTATCAAGTCAATTATCTAAAAAGTCAAGTCTAGAtccaaattatttattctttgctCATCTTGTAAAAGTCATGTTCTATAATGTTACATAGTCCATTAGTGcttatatatgatttacaaaaatACATGCTTTGGGGTGGGGTGTACTTCAAAACTGTTTACTAATGGAAATGAGCAATCAGAGGTCTGCTGCCCACTGCTGTAGAGTTTAGAGGAAGATATGACAAtctgctgggtggggaggggggggttGCTGCTACTTCCTCTGCACCTTATATCGCTTCCCCTTCTGTTAGGTTTTGTAGGTCTACGCCTGACAAGTCATCGTGTACCCCACGTCCAAGCCTCACATGATCCTATTCAGCAAACTACAGCTCACACTCTATTTGGTTCTATAGTAGCTTCTAAGAGTGTTCTTCACCCACCTCGTTTGGGTATTTTTCCTCCTCTAAAAGAGacaataagctttttaaaaagcaggttctatggctatttaattttaatcCCTCTTGAAGACTCAGTGCAGACTCATGGGCCAATTGATAAATGAGTTGAGCCCTAGGCCATGGCAAGCAGAAAAGAACAATACAGTGATCTGATCCAGGAAATGCTCTAGACAGTGCGCAGGGGGACGGCAGGCCCATAATATTCTATTTCAACTGTCAGTGGCCATAAGGCAACCACAGAAAAGATCCTTGCACACTTGCTTTGCTCTGGAGACCCGAAAGATAATCCCGTAACATGTCTGAACTTGAATTACACAACAGTGGCACTCATTCATGATTCTGAAGCCCTTACCATCAGCATCCACTTCGTTGATCATATCCTGCAATTCGGCTTCTGTCGGGTTCTGACCCAGTGACCTCATGACAGTTCCAAGTTCCTTTGTTGTGATGGTGCCGTCACCATCTTTGTCGAATAGGGAGAAAGCTTCCTtgaattctgaaaacaaaagttTACCCTTTAGAATGAATGTCTTTATCCAACCCAGCCACAATGCACACTTGCCTGGGGCTTGCCAAAAGCAAGCTGTCCAAGTCGTGCAAGGTATCAGAAACGCCCTGGCCTCTATCTACTGAAATAAAGACAATAGTTGTGTTGGACCAGCCTTCATAAAGCAGcccataaagcaaatattgctcCTAGGAACCAGTTCCACAAAACCACAAgattctcatatttttttctctttattttttttaattaatataaattttcttctttgtcaccACCAAGATGGAATAGtctcacatttttaaagaaggcTAAGCTTAAACATGCCTAAATTAGTCCTAAGTCCAATCTGATAGGAGATCGGTCCATGTGATCCCTTAAAAGTCCCCACCTAAAAATCTCTGCAGCCAGAAGAACCCCTTGTTTCACAGCAACATGAAAAAGGTCACTAGAAACGTACATTCCAAGGTAACCAGCCTAATTCTATGTGGCACTCAGAATATTTCAGAACTGTCCCTGGTTTCATAAAGAGAAACTGTCCCAAAACAAGTCCTCcagggaattttaaaaagctaaaatctGTCAGACTTGGCAGTACACACCTATTAagtcccaactattcaggaggctgaggagggaggatcacttgagcccaggagttcaagtctagcctgggcaacatagcaacactccatctcaaaaaaaaaaaaaaaggctaaaatcTAAACTGATGTAACTCCCTTCTCAACTATTACAGTGGTCCTAACACTCATTTTCACCCACTCCCATTTATTTTAGGATAGCAAGCACAAGCTTTCACAGTGGATAACTAAAAGACAGTGGCATAGGAATAGTAAATTTTTGAGTAGCAGGCTCAGTGCAATCTCATCACATACAAAGCCGTGCACATCATGAAACACAAATTCTCCAAGAGTGTAACAAGTGGGCATTCTAGCGTAAGTTTTACTCCTTCCACGATATCTCCAAAATACTGGCAAGGAATAACACCTGACCTAAAAGTTTCTGcttatcattttcattaaaataaaatcttagaaaacTGCTCAGATTGTAGGGGGGAGGGAACAGAGGAGTCACCAAAACTGAGTCAGTGCCTAGTTCTGGCCTTCTGGGGACTCCCCGGAGTTGTCAACTTACCAGCAATCTGTTCTTCAGTCAGCTGATCAGCctacatgaagaaagaaaaggttatAATTCAATCCACCACAGTCTGAGATCAAGACAGTTTTTCCAGTTACACTTTTAATATTGTGATCTTTCAAAAatcaatctttaaaaaatcatttgaaaccTTTACCACGGTCATTCAATGAAATCAATTACAATAAAGGTAATTGCTATGCTACGCTATTTTAACAAAAGATGACAAGGAAGTGACAACATCTAATcacttcagtttttcttttctgggcCTGTAGCTTAGCGTGCCCTGAGATCTAACTAGGAAGGGTCGGCTAATAATGTGAAAAATGGCACCTCTAGTGGCAAAAGGCCCCCAGCACcaatggcggcggcggcggcagcagcagcgaGCTCTAAGAAAGAAGAGCGCCATCTACTGCACCACGGACGCCGCAGTGCCCGCTTCCATCCAAGAAGGGACCCAGCCCAACACCACTGCCACCACAGCCGGGATCAGGATCCTGTCCAGGGGCAGGCTTTTAGCACACCTTGCGCATTGCTTCAGGCCCTCGAAATCTCCCGACTGGCATTACATAATGGCATTGGGTTGGATTAACAGgcttttatatccattttatgaGAAAcaattaagtggaaaaaataaatatacagcaATGCGTTACCCCACCAACTTCATTTCCATGTAATAAATGCTTTCCAATCCTTTAAATGAGGCAGTTATTTGTTAAAAGCCTACCATTTACAATGGCTAATGGCCTTGGTCATATTATCCTGATTCAGAAGCCAGGAAAAAAATGGAACCACCTTACAAATGAGGTGTTACAAAACtgcaaaaattaaatacaaagaaaactacacaatAATTatgagactatatatatatatatatatatatataccctctTTTCAGATAAAAAGAAGTAACTATTAGATTTGCTGGAGACTATTCACCCTACCCATCTTAAGAATGACATAAGAGCTGCTCATAATAAACACACTTTACTCCAGGTGGTAATAATGGCCATGAAGGTAATTCTCACTTGCATTATTTGGTCTCCACCACCCTGAACATGTGCCTCCCGCCAGGGGAATTTGAGATCTCGGGGAGAGctaacatgtatttttattttaatgaaggaCGCCTTATGAAGCTACAAAATAAGCTACAAAATGTTTTACCTAATAAAAAACTGATGGCTTTAAGTTTATTCTCTTAAGTGGAAACTTTTACAGTCGGAACGGTGTTCAGATATAttgattgggggggggggaacctATCTTTACAAATTgtaaattcttccttttctaccCCAGTCCCTAAAAATtggttttcttaaaatgaaatggaGACGCGAAGATTTATGTAATGCCAGGGCAGCGTCTATCTTGTACAACAGGAAGCTCTGCCACACCTCGCAAGTGAGAACAGTCCCACCTTGCTGCAAAACTCTCGCGCCAGAGGGGTCACCAGGAGGGAGCATCCACCTTCCTCGACAACCAACACCCCCTTCTCCCAAATCGCGCTGGCCTCGGGGGAGAAGGTGTTCCGGAGCCCGGCCGGGAGCCGACTCCCCACCCCGCCAGACCACAAAACGCTGCCGGTGATGTCAGCCCTGCCCGCCGAGGGAGGAAGGGGCCGTGGAAAACACACCCAGCCAGGCGCACAGTCGCATCTGGCGATCTAGAGGCTGCGGAGAAAGCGGAAACGCGGAGGGCATCTCCCTGCCGACCGCGAAGCGGCGCGGAGAGGGCCCCGCGGGGCGAGCGGCCGGGCAGGGGTGGCAGCCCCGGGGCAGGCGGGGTGGGGACACCGCCCCTCTCCCGCCGGGAGACCCCCGCTCCCATCCCCCGCCCCAGGGCCGGGGCCAAGGCCGCCCGCACCTCCCACCCGTTTCTGCTCCCCCAGGCGGCGagcccgccccgccgcgccgccgcctcctcccggaGCAGAAACTTTGCGTCTCTAATGGAAACCGAGCCGCGCgccagctccctcctcccccgcccccccgccccaaTTAGCGCGAGCCGAGCGCCTCCCGCGGGAAGGGGCCTCCT is from Microcebus murinus isolate Inina chromosome 6, M.murinus_Inina_mat1.0, whole genome shotgun sequence and encodes:
- the CALM1 gene encoding calmodulin-1 codes for the protein MADQLTEEQIAEFKEAFSLFDKDGDGTITTKELGTVMRSLGQNPTEAELQDMINEVDADGNGTIDFPEFLTMMARKMKDTDSEEEIREAFRVFDKDGNGYISAAELRHVMTNLGEKLTDEEVDEMIREADIDGDGQVNYEEFVQMMTAK